The Bacillota bacterium LX-D genome has a window encoding:
- a CDS encoding radical SAM protein — MLVSWNVTQKCNLSCKHCYRESGPDINTRNELSTEEGLELITGIAQAGFKRLIFSGGEPLLRNDLYELICCANNNNLITALGTNGTLITKEVAKELKKVQVKAVAISLDNLEAEKHDQFRQISGSWNKAMRGIQNCLSEGIKLQINTTVTRTNYEQISEMMEFVSQIGGKAHHLFFLVNVGRGRELKEEVLNKEQYRQMLEIIVNMKKNLNIELKPTCAPQFMVEAQKKYINMHYSRGCIAGISYCCILPNGDVHICPYLPLKVGSVRITPFKILWLHNEIFKQLRDFSNYKGKCGKCLYNQLCGGCRARAYYDTGDFLQEDHWCLEEIVHG; from the coding sequence ATGCTAGTTTCCTGGAATGTAACCCAAAAATGCAATTTATCGTGCAAACACTGTTATAGAGAATCTGGACCTGATATTAATACAAGAAACGAACTCTCTACTGAAGAAGGTCTTGAGCTGATTACGGGCATCGCTCAAGCTGGTTTTAAAAGATTAATTTTTAGTGGTGGTGAACCCTTACTAAGAAATGATTTGTATGAATTAATTTGCTGTGCTAATAACAATAATCTTATAACCGCATTGGGGACAAATGGTACTCTTATTACTAAAGAAGTTGCAAAAGAACTAAAAAAAGTACAAGTTAAGGCAGTTGCTATTAGTTTGGATAATCTTGAAGCAGAGAAACATGATCAATTTCGCCAGATAAGTGGCAGTTGGAATAAAGCAATGAGAGGAATTCAGAATTGCTTAAGCGAAGGAATTAAATTACAAATCAATACAACGGTTACCAGAACTAATTATGAGCAAATATCTGAAATGATGGAATTTGTTTCGCAAATTGGCGGGAAAGCACATCATCTTTTTTTTCTCGTAAATGTTGGACGTGGTAGAGAGCTTAAAGAAGAAGTTTTAAACAAGGAACAATATAGGCAAATGCTTGAAATAATTGTTAATATGAAAAAAAACCTTAATATTGAGTTAAAACCAACTTGTGCCCCTCAATTCATGGTGGAAGCCCAAAAAAAATATATAAACATGCATTATTCTAGAGGATGTATTGCTGGTATTAGCTATTGCTGCATTTTGCCTAATGGTGACGTACATATTTGTCCTTACTTGCCATTAAAGGTTGGAAGTGTTCGGATAACACCTTTTAAAATACTTTGGTTACATAATGAGATATTTAAACAACTCCGCGATTTTAGCAATTATAAAGGAAAATGCGGCAAATGCTTATATAATCAATTATGTGGAGGCTGCAGGGCACGGGCTTATTATGATACGGGTGACTTTCTTCAGGAAGATCATTGGTGCTTGGAGGAAATAGTTCATGGTTAA
- a CDS encoding radical SAM protein translates to MINLTSLFSTKEDPLRYTKECKKTLSGVKVGVGPVIAWNITNKCNYRCKHCYSKASFIGDEKELTTNEAERVIDDLFKINVPVILFSGGEPLLRSDIFHLIQYARDKNIRVCLSTNGSLIDRKMAIRIKKADISYVGISIDGIGSINDQFRGIKGAYLKSVAAVENCHEVGQKVGLRFTLQKKNFTQVAKILDLLDRMEANRICFYHLVPSGRGEEIYNEALSGEETRVVMDLLYQYIISNDCIGKKAKEILTVDNHCDGVYLYLKAKKYLPPEKANRIYRLLSYNGGNRSGIAIANIDSQGNVFADQFSKAFNLGNVKKNLFSEIWEGSNLLKELRDRKGRLKGKCNFCSWLNLCNGNLRARAYGVYKDFWEEDPGCYLTEQEISEG, encoded by the coding sequence ATGATTAATCTTACCAGTTTATTTAGTACCAAGGAAGACCCCTTAAGGTATACAAAAGAATGTAAAAAAACATTATCTGGTGTGAAAGTCGGAGTTGGACCAGTTATTGCTTGGAACATTACTAATAAATGTAATTATAGATGTAAGCATTGTTATTCAAAAGCGTCTTTTATTGGTGACGAGAAAGAGTTAACGACCAATGAGGCTGAAAGAGTAATAGATGATTTATTTAAAATAAATGTTCCAGTCATACTTTTTTCCGGCGGAGAGCCACTTTTAAGATCAGATATATTCCATTTAATCCAATATGCGAGGGATAAAAATATCCGTGTTTGTTTATCAACCAATGGTAGTTTAATTGATAGAAAAATGGCAATTAGAATAAAAAAAGCAGATATTAGTTATGTTGGAATTAGCATTGATGGAATAGGTTCGATTAATGATCAGTTTAGAGGAATAAAGGGAGCCTATTTGAAAAGTGTGGCTGCAGTTGAAAATTGCCATGAAGTGGGGCAAAAGGTTGGGTTACGCTTTACCCTGCAAAAAAAGAACTTCACCCAAGTAGCAAAAATATTGGATTTATTGGATCGTATGGAAGCAAACCGGATTTGTTTTTATCATTTAGTCCCATCAGGGCGGGGAGAAGAAATTTATAACGAGGCTCTTTCTGGGGAAGAAACCAGAGTTGTGATGGATCTTCTATATCAATATATTATAAGTAATGATTGTATTGGAAAAAAGGCAAAAGAAATTTTGACAGTAGATAATCATTGCGACGGAGTTTATCTATATTTAAAAGCAAAAAAATATTTACCACCTGAAAAAGCTAATAGAATCTATAGATTATTAAGCTATAATGGAGGAAATCGCTCAGGAATAGCTATAGCTAATATTGACAGCCAAGGAAACGTATTTGCAGATCAATTTTCTAAAGCTTTTAATTTGGGAAATGTTAAAAAAAATTTATTTTCTGAAATATGGGAAGGGAGCAACCTATTAAAAGAATTAAGGGATAGAAAAGGTCGGCTTAAGGGTAAATGTAATTTTTGTTCCTGGTTAAATCTTTGTAACGGTAACCTGCGTGCAAGAGCTTATGGAGTATATAAAGATTTCTGGGAAGAAGATCCTGGTTGTTATTTAACAGAACAAGAAATAAGTGAAGGGTGA